Sequence from the Thermus tengchongensis genome:
TCTTCTTCGCCCTGCGCCTGAAACACCAGCTACGGGCCTTGGAAGAGGGTAAGGAGGTGAGCAACCGGGTGCTTTGGTCCAGCCTATCCCCCGGGGAACGGCGGAAGGCCCTCGAGGGCTTCCGGGCCATCGCCGAGATGCAGGAAAGCACCGCAAACCGCTTCCAGCTGCGATGAAGGAGAGAGCTCTTGCCCTTTTCCTCTTGGCCCTTTTCCTTTTTCTCTTCCCCGTAAGCCTGGTCTTCCCTGCGCCCCTTGGGCCCCAGGGGCTTCCTCCCCTCTACCTCTACCTTTACGTCTCCTGGGGGCTGGTGGTCCTCTTGGCCTACCTCCTGTTCCGCCGCCCATGAACCCCCTTGTCCTCTTGCTGAGCCTTTTCCTGTACCTGGGCCTCCTTTTCCTGGTGGCTCTCCTGGGGGAAGGACGGTGGCGTTCCCTGGCCCAAAGCCCCTGGGCGTACACCCTTTCCCTGGCGGTCTACGCCACCGCCTGGACCTTCATGGGAAGCGTGGGCTGGGCGGCCACGGAGGGGGCCAGCTTCCTCCCCATCTACCTGGGGCCCACCCTGGTCCTCCTCCTGTGGCCGTTTCTCCAGGAAAGATTGCTTTCCCTGGCCCGCGCCCACCGCCTCACCTCCTGGGCCGATTTCCTTTACCTGCGCTTCGGCCACGGCCTCCTCGGCCCCCTGGCCGCCGGTTTTCTGGTGGTGGGCCTCCTTCCCTACCTGGCCCTGCAACTCAAGGCCATCGCCCAGGCCTTCCTCTTCCTAAGGGGCGAGGAGGAGCCCCTCACGGACATCGCCCTTCCCACCGCCTTGCTCCTGGCCCTCTTCGCGATCCTCTTCGGCACCCGCCGCCTGGATCCCTCGGAACGGCACCAGGGCCTGGTGCTGGCGGTGGCCTTTGAATCTTTGGTGAAGCTGCTGGCCCTCCTCCTCGTGGGAGGGGTGGTCCTGTGGCAGCTGGGAAGCCCCTTCCCCAAGCTCCAGAACCGCCCTGAGCTCCTCTCCCTCCTCCTCCCCCCGGAAGGCCTTGCCGGTTACCTGGAGTGGGCAAGCCTCGTCCTCCTCTCCGGCCTAGCCTTCCTCTTCCTGCCCCGGCAGTTCCACGTGAGCGTGGTGGAAAACACCGACCCTCAGCACCTTCGCCTGGCGGCCTGGGCCTTCCCCCTGTACCTTCTCCTCATCAACCTCCCCGTCCTGCCCCTGGCCCTCTTTGGCCGCCTTCTCCTGCCCGAGGGAAACCCGGATCTCTACGTGCTGGCCCTGCCCCTGGAGCTCGGGAACGGCCCCTTGGCCCTGCTTGCCTTTCTAGGGGGGGTTTCGGCAGCCACGGCCATGGTGGTGGTGGAAAGCCTGGCCCTTTCCATCCTCATCTCCAACCATCTCCTTTCCCCCCTCCTCCTCCGCTTCCGGGCTCTGGGAAGCCTCCTCCTTTGGCGGAGGATCTCCATTCTGACGGTGATGCTTCTGGCCTACCTCTACTTCCGCCTGGCGGGAGAAGCTTACGCCCTGGTGGCCATGGGCCTCATTTCCTTTGTGGCCGTGGCCCAGCTGGCCCCGGCGGGCCTCCTGGGGCTCTTCTGGAAGGGAGCCACCCCTCAAGGGGCCCTAGCCGGCTTGCTAGGAGGCATAGCCGTTTGGGCCTATACCCTATTTCTCCCGGCGCTGGCCCGCTCGGGGTGGCTCCCTCCCTTCTTTCTGGAAGGCCCCCACCCCCTCTTGCGGCCGGAGGGGCTCCTGGGAGTCCGGGGCCTGGACCCCGTGACCCACGGCTTTCTGGCAAGCCTCACCCTAAATCTGGCCCTCACCCTGGGGGTTTCCCTCTTCACCCGGCGGATGGCCCTGCAGGAGGAACGCACGGGGGAGGTGGAGGAGCTGGCCGCCCTTCTCCGACGGGTCTTGGGGCCGGAGGCGGAGGAAAGCTTCCGCCATCAGGCGCGGGCCCTGCCGGGCCGGGAAGCGGCGGGCCTTGCGGAAACCCTGTTGGCGGGCTCCGTGGGCCCCGCCACCGCCAAGCTCCTCCTCCTCTCCGTTACCCGGGCGGTTCCCCCAGAAGCCCTGCGGGAGGAGGTGGAGGAGGCGGCCCGGGAGTCCCGGGAACTTCGGGCTTACGCTCAGGCCCTCGAGGAGGCCCGGAGGGAGCTCGCCGAGGCCTACGAGCGCCTGAAGGCCCTGGACCAGGCCAAGGACGAGCTCTTGGCTGCGGTCTCCCACGAGCTCAAAACCCCGCTCACCGCCGTGCGGGCCCTGGCGGAGATCCTCGAGGCCAACCCCGACCTTTCCGAGGAGGAGCGTGGGCGCTTCGTGTCCCTTCTGGCCAAGGAAACCGTCCGGCTCTCCCGCCTGGTGGAGGAGATCCTGGCCTACACCCGGCTCCAGGCGGGCGTGCCCCTCGCCCGCAGTCCCACGGACCTCCGGGCCCTGGCCGTGGAAGCCCTGGCCCTGGTGGAGCCCTTGGCCCGGGAAAGGGGGATTACAATGGAGTCGCATCTGGCGGAGGTCCAAACCCTCACGGACCGGGACCGGGTACTCCAGGTGCTTTTGAACCTCCTCCACAATGCCCTGCGCCACGCCCGAAGCCGGGTACGCCTGGAGCTTCTTGCCAATAAGGAAGTCCTCTTCCGCGTATCCGACGACGGCCCTGGGGTACCTCCCCAGGCCAGAACCCTGGTGTTTGAGCCCTTCCAGAGCTTCTCCGGAGGCACGGGCCTAGGCCTTTTCCTGGCCCGGAGGCTGGTGGAAAGCCTGGGAGGACGGATCTGGTTGG
This genomic interval carries:
- a CDS encoding ATP-binding protein translates to MNPLVLLLSLFLYLGLLFLVALLGEGRWRSLAQSPWAYTLSLAVYATAWTFMGSVGWAATEGASFLPIYLGPTLVLLLWPFLQERLLSLARAHRLTSWADFLYLRFGHGLLGPLAAGFLVVGLLPYLALQLKAIAQAFLFLRGEEEPLTDIALPTALLLALFAILFGTRRLDPSERHQGLVLAVAFESLVKLLALLLVGGVVLWQLGSPFPKLQNRPELLSLLLPPEGLAGYLEWASLVLLSGLAFLFLPRQFHVSVVENTDPQHLRLAAWAFPLYLLLINLPVLPLALFGRLLLPEGNPDLYVLALPLELGNGPLALLAFLGGVSAATAMVVVESLALSILISNHLLSPLLLRFRALGSLLLWRRISILTVMLLAYLYFRLAGEAYALVAMGLISFVAVAQLAPAGLLGLFWKGATPQGALAGLLGGIAVWAYTLFLPALARSGWLPPFFLEGPHPLLRPEGLLGVRGLDPVTHGFLASLTLNLALTLGVSLFTRRMALQEERTGEVEELAALLRRVLGPEAEESFRHQARALPGREAAGLAETLLAGSVGPATAKLLLLSVTRAVPPEALREEVEEAARESRELRAYAQALEEARRELAEAYERLKALDQAKDELLAAVSHELKTPLTAVRALAEILEANPDLSEEERGRFVSLLAKETVRLSRLVEEILAYTRLQAGVPLARSPTDLRALAVEALALVEPLARERGITMESHLAEVQTLTDRDRVLQVLLNLLHNALRHARSRVRLELLANKEVLFRVSDDGPGVPPQARTLVFEPFQSFSGGTGLGLFLARRLVESLGGRIWLEEGEGATFAFTLPLEVEHEDSGGGR